A genomic window from Pecten maximus chromosome 2, xPecMax1.1, whole genome shotgun sequence includes:
- the LOC117340807 gene encoding monocarboxylate transporter 4-like: MASQHNISVRKWIVLAACFFNMLFCAGFPFNMSVLNVELLRVFAESKAQTALVQSVTTGTLNIAGFISGQCVNKYGVRKIGMCGGLLAFLGLTSSYFATGIPYLIVSMGVVTGFGLSLSFVSSVTAVE, from the exons ATGGCATCACAGCACAATATATCTGTCAGGAAGTGGATTGTCCTTGCGGCTTGTTTCTTTAACATGCTGTTCTGTGCCGGATTTCCTTTCAACATGTCGGTGTTGAACGTGGAGTTGCTTCGTGTTTTTGCAGAAAGTAAAGCACAAACGGCCCTTGTACAGTCCGTTACAACCGGAACCTTGAATATTGCAG GTTTCATTAGCGGACAGTGTGTCAATAAGTACGGAGTAAGGAAGATTGGCATGTGTGGTGGTCTACTGGCTTTCCTGGGACTGACATCTTCATACTTCGCCACAGGTATCCCGTACCTGATTGTCTCCATGGGTGTAGTCACAG GATTCGGCTTGTCCCTATCCTTTGTGTCGAGTGTGACGGCG GTCGAATAG
- the LOC117315449 gene encoding phospholipase A and acyltransferase 3-like: protein MALTNVDPHNATVLRELKVGDLVEFPRLLYSHWGVYIGNQQIVHLTGVDGAGSTDALTSGSLFSVCGVNFDKACAKIDDFFKVANGCKAKRNNGKDRECSPLQPREIVRRAKEMVGEIGYNVLWNNCEHFAAFLRYDRKWSEQVDKAAAVTVVAGAAAVVTGVTIGLIAGANKNKDK from the exons ATGGCCTTAACAAATGTAGACCCCCACAATGCTACAGTTCTCAGAGAGTTAAAAGTTGGAGATTTGGTGGAATTTCCAAGATTACTGTATTCTCATTGGGGTGTTTATATAG GAAACCAACAGATTGTACATTTAACTGGAGTAGACGGTGCTGGTAGTACGGATGCTCTTACCTCCGGAAGTTTATTCTCTGTTTGCGGGGTGAACTTCGACAAAGCCTGTGCAAAGATCGATGATTTCTTCAAAGTTGCTAACGGGTGTAAAGCTAAACGAAACAACGGAAAGGATCGTGAATGCAG TCCACTACAACCACGCGAAATCGTTAGGAGAGCGAAGGAAATGGTCGGGGAGATTGGCTACAACGTCCTATGGAACAATTGTGAACACTTTGCAGCCTTTCTTAGATACGACAGGAAGTGGTCCGAACAG GTGGATAAAGCAGCAGCTGTGACGGTTGTGGCCGGTGCTGCAGCAGTCGTTACTGGAGTTACCATTGGTCTAATAGCTGGCGCcaataaaaacaaagacaagTAG
- the LOC117315473 gene encoding phospholipase A and acyltransferase 2-like has translation MASTYEDLHNAALLRELEVGDLVEFPRALYSHWGVYIGNQHIVHLTGVDGAGSMDALTSGSLFSVCGVTFDKAWVKIEDFFKVAKGCQAKRNNGKDHVCRPLHPHEIVKRAKKMVGEIGYNVLWYNCEHFAAFLRYDRKWSEQVDKAAETAVWGGALVAGIGTAIGLFASTSKNKNK, from the exons ATGGCTTCAACATATGAAGACCTTCACAATGCCGCACTTCTCAGAGAGTTAGAAGTTGGAGATTTGGTGGAATTTCCAAGAGCACTGTATTCACATTGGGGTGTTTATATAG GAAACcaacatattgtacatttaacTGGAGTAGACGGTGCTGGTAGTATGGATGCTCTTACCTCCGGAAGTTTATTCTCAGTTTGTGGGGTGACCTTCGACAAAGCCTGGGTAAAGATCGAGGATTTCTTCAAAGTTGCTAAAGGATGTCAAGCTAAACGAAACAATGGAAAGGATCATGTATGCAG GCCACTACACCCACACGAAATTGTTAAGAGGGCTAAGAAAATGGTCGGGGAGATAGGCTACAACGTTCTATGGTACAATTGTGAACACTTTGCAGCCTTTCTTAGATACGACAGGAAGTGGTCCGAACAG GTGGATAAAGCAGCAGAAACGGCGGTTTGGGGCGGTGCTTTAGTCGCCGGTATTGGAACTGCCATTGGTCTATTTGCTAGCAcatctaaaaacaaaaacaagtaa
- the LOC117315489 gene encoding phospholipase A and acyltransferase 4-like isoform X1, which yields MASENVDSHNATVLRELEVGDLVEFPRSLYSHWGVYIGDGQIVHLTGGDGGSSNAFSFGSVFSVFVVQKACVKIEDFIKVTEGCKAIRNNGKDRVCRPLHPREIVRRAKEMVGEIDYNVLWYNCEHFAAFLRYDKSWSEQVDKAEEMANLGGALAVGVGTALGRFARTSKMKNN from the exons ATGGCTTCAGAAAATGTAGACTCCCACAATGCTACAGTTCTCAGAGAGTTAGAAGTTGGAGATTTGGTGGAATTTCCAAGATCACTGTATTCTCATTGGGGTGTTTATATAG GAGACGGACAAATTGTACATTTAACTGGAGGAGACGGTGGTAGTTCGAATGCTTTTTCCTTTGGAAGTGTATTCTCTGTTTTTGTGGTGCAAAAGGCCTGCGTAAAGATTGAGGATTTCATCAAAGTTACTGAGGGATGTAAAGCTATACGAAACAATGGGAAGGATCGTGTATgcag GCCACTACACCCACGCGAAATCGTTAGGAGGGCGAAGGAAATGGTCGGGGAGATTGACTACAACGTTTTATGGTATAACTGTGAACACTTTGCAGCCTTTCTTAGATACGACAAGTCGTGGTCCGAACAG GTGGATAAAGCAGAAGAAATGGCGAATTTGGGCGGTGCCTTAGCAGTCGGTGTTGGAACTGCCCTTGGTCGATTTGCCCGCACCtctaaaatgaaaaacaactAG
- the LOC117315489 gene encoding phospholipase A and acyltransferase 1-like isoform X2 — protein sequence MASENVDSHNATVLRELEVGDLVEFPRSLYSHWGVYIGDGQIVHLTGGDGGSSNAFSFGSVFSVFVVQKACVKIEDFIKVTEGCKAIRNNGKDRVCRPLHPREIVRRAKEMVGEIDYNVLWWIKQKKWRIWAVP from the exons ATGGCTTCAGAAAATGTAGACTCCCACAATGCTACAGTTCTCAGAGAGTTAGAAGTTGGAGATTTGGTGGAATTTCCAAGATCACTGTATTCTCATTGGGGTGTTTATATAG GAGACGGACAAATTGTACATTTAACTGGAGGAGACGGTGGTAGTTCGAATGCTTTTTCCTTTGGAAGTGTATTCTCTGTTTTTGTGGTGCAAAAGGCCTGCGTAAAGATTGAGGATTTCATCAAAGTTACTGAGGGATGTAAAGCTATACGAAACAATGGGAAGGATCGTGTATgcag GCCACTACACCCACGCGAAATCGTTAGGAGGGCGAAGGAAATGGTCGGGGAGATTGACTACAACGTTTTATG GTGGATAAAGCAGAAGAAATGGCGAATTTGGGCGGTGCCTTAG
- the LOC117315503 gene encoding uncharacterized protein LOC117315503 — protein sequence MSAYRSRAINDLEAVLSEQNRSEIMTLKIISCNCIGGKLFSAASVVTQEMLSIFEDFPSEKSCTLAFEDVWDVRKLQDLVELHSEKEWKEEVRAKKPKISKSIQNNKDDAAFVNLENYILDLDYHMSCMKKVIKNRKEERDLSKREVIKALNVHLFSPLSGGNCVIDFHVMEEDNCVCSCGCTTPVHAGPTGIGVESCWHGFVDMVVSGNELVNTVQTSDLSEKVKMVVGVKREENLLDSRFQSSVIAETITNSFAQVNRNPAVSGLPIPAFGCTPDEILVFAYDCRNDMLLKKMVDLKLFHDDVKSATIVMLWLYINFTSFMRRDVTDTLTKPFLSEFTSEFCSSRQIESCYRKVTSATPEFYPVSNWPKLNYYSSANMT from the exons ATGTCAGCGTACAGAAGTAGAGCGATTAATGATTTGGAAGCAGTTCTTAGTGAACAAAATAGGAGCGAGATTATGACActcaaaattatttcatgtaACTGCATCGGAGGAAAACTTTTCAGTGCTGCATCGGTCGTTACACAAGAAATGTTGAGTATATTTGAAGATTTCCCATCAGAAAAATCATGCACGCTGGCATTTGAAGATGTTTGGGACGTACGGAAACTCCAAGACCTGGTGGAATTACACTCGGAGAAAGAATGGAAGGAAGAAGTTAGAGCAAAGaaacctaaaatatcaaaatctattcAAAATAACAAAGATGATGCAGCGTTTGTAAACTTAGAAAACTATATCCTTG ATTTGGATTATCACATGAGTTGTATgaaaaaagtaattaaaaacagaaaagaaGAAAGAGATCTGAGTAAAAGAGAAGTTATAAAGGCATTGAATGTGCATCTGTTTAGTCCTCTGAGTGGTGGAAACTGTGTAATTGATTTCCATGTCATGGAAGAAGATAACTGTGTTTGTAGTTGTGGCTGCACTACTCCAGTACATGCAGGACCAACTGGCATAG GTGTTGAATCTTGCTGGCATGGATTTGTGGATATGGTTGTCAGTGGTAATGAGTTGGTTAACACTGTGCAGACGTCAGACCTTTCAGAAAAGGTGAAAATGGTAGTTGGAGTAAAAAGAGAAGAAAATTTACTTGATTCAAGATTTCAAAGCTCAGTTATAGCAGAAACTATAACCAATTCGTTTGCACAAGTCAATAGAAATCCTGCTGTCTCAGGACTACCGATTCCAGCATTTGGATGTACACCAGATGAAATATTAGTTTTTGCATATGACTGTAGAAACGATATGTTACTGAAAAAAATGGTGGATTTGAAGCTTTTTCATGATGATGTGAAGAGTGCAACCATCGTAATGTTATGGTTGTATATTAACTTTACAAGTTTCATGAGGAGAGATGTCACAGATACTCTAACAAAGCCTTTTCTATCTGAATTCACATCAGAATTCTGCTCAAGTCGGCAAATAGAGTCATGTTACAGGAAAGTGACTAGTGCAACTCCTGAATTTTATCCTGTTTCAAATTGGCCAAAGCTTAACTATTACAGTTCAGCAAACATGACATAA